A single window of Salvia splendens isolate huo1 chromosome 6, SspV2, whole genome shotgun sequence DNA harbors:
- the LOC121808498 gene encoding protein MODIFIER OF SNC1 1-like isoform X3 gives MNSSMLAGERRWASARRGGMTVLGKVAVPKPINLPSQRLENHGLDPNVEIVPKGTVSWGSHSSSAGSGAWNASSLSPNADGGTVSPSHLIGRPSSGGTGTRPSSSGSDRTHDLVPNAWSANSRPSSASGTLSSNQTSSSLRPRSAENRPNSSQLSRFAEPVSKSSVAWGSSGTAERLGVKSMKDDSFSLTSGDFPTLGSEKDNSVKNVETEDSRPSSTSSRIVQASKDDNIPLDDVKHGTVNTWRAETTPHTEDDIPPSMEKWQGGPHQYYPNTAPQRFEGWHGPPMNGPSGGWYGGRPRGPAFGAHVPPGGFPMEPFPYYRPQIRPPPLAGSQPVRQPGPRGPHPKNGDLYRPQMHEAYPRPGMQFRPNFYPGPPGPMRFEGYYGPPMGYCNNERDMPYMGMPTAPHVYNGYPAPAPDISNSQGRATVHGPTGKTMPEQVEAGHSEETRGPKRVPVNIHNEYEQEDSDHWEQHLPPDISHHGKIRFPTSSQKTEWGAEEVGEESVSIKRMAPNQNPSNSCGNRIHSADHIKVKAFEGMSNTKGLDDNWTNRSEIPPFPSVEPQLAVASERDTVPDTTKNAALIHKIDGLNAKFRVSDGWSDSMNADNREKEKTAAQIVDLKVNNCTREVSNAAAAVASHRIIVSRNSAAPDEVTVPVGDNPLHPIAVIPRRSYQGGHPRVDQRGKGKFNSQEADGWRRKPLSNDSSNAVISSNNESTPHIHFRGPNIVGKAYENSMMDLVGNTEGDSAERAKMKELAKQRYLQLQKEEEERVREQKAKALAKLEELDRRKLSGEASNQKAERTLVIGDVGVEQQEVHTVIGTVIAELKTNESGFNLVLSPAVASAGTDSNTNQAGDSTEVSRDLHMRIQQQGLVESNVSPLCRIEDSEDGSTKKVVSQPDDRGISRHKRAGYKQKQNNVPQKAVYSPTFEVQNDRTLPAVADMHEPPSSESNVLNTSNTVVEPSSQQRKRINLSNKTKPKPEEIHSLSALPPVISNITHADESLDNGGSNDLVSNLGVPISAVHESDTAVHTREHSSLPSEESQSKVSSQWKQNRRIPKNQQGHRFTDKHSDTVVWAPKAKGSDEVSQKTQNSPQESADSMKSNNVAQKSLKGKRAEMERYVPKPQLAQQGNSPPLSSSVSSSRSTEDASGEQSGSNISANVRSNLEMNVGDSSHSKNKSWKQRGLIDSSEMKSVPTGPTDTSQVKAAHSGQSPISEPIKEIQQSKELVHFGRSESNRVNSEIKISGDMAADSTSAAVSKHPSVKDQGATGRGKRHPIRGPRSGGNNTDFEDTLHGEGDGSLSSVPDVNQMDKSIISKENRSFGERTSSHWQPKSSPSSANHQGNRNGRSEYITFETNRVPRKGAPQDKESSNSSQPQLQPGQSVNVRSNVAGDSVAHRHQDFDREKKPVKGRAYSPNQDLVGTGKSSLTNADDLLEHNVTSGSRRTGRQNSRPVRGHESRGEWSSEHENRSHNAPAFQDRQRQNVHLEYQPVGPFKGHKAENVEELADGGADNVDQRHRERGQSHPKRGGNYYRR, from the exons ATGAATTCAAGTATGTTGGCTGGAGAGCGGAG ATGGGCTTCTGCAAGAAGGGGTGGCATGACCGTGTTGGGGAAAGTTGCTGTTCCAAAACCAATAAACTTGCCAAGCCAACG GTTGGAGAATCATGGTTTGGATCCTAATGTTGAAATTGTTCCCAA GGGTACTGTTAGCTGGGGAAGCCATTCTTCTTCAGCTGGTTCAGGTGCATGGAACGCTTCATCTTTGTCCCCAAATGCTGATGGTGGCACTGTTTCACCTAGTCATCTCATTGGCCGCCCTTCATCAGGTGGAACTGGTACACGACCATCATCCTCAGGCAGTGATAGAACTCATGATCTCGTTCCAAATGCATGGTCTGCAAACTCCAGACCTTCATCTGCTTCTGGGACGTTGTCATCAAACCAGACATCATCATCATTGCGCCCTAGAAGTGCCGAAAACCGGCCTAATAGCTCACAGCTTTCAAGGTTTGCTGAGCCTGTGTCCAAATCTTCTGTAGCATGGGGTTCAAGTGGTACCGCAGAAAGATTG GGGGTGAAGTCGATGAAGGATGATAGTTTCTCTCTGACTTCTGGAGACTTTCCAACCCTTGGTTCTGAGAAAGATAATTCAGTAAAAAATGTTGAAACAGAAG ATAGCCGCCCTAGCTCTACTTCTAGTAGAATAGTTCAGGCCAGCAAAGATGACAATATACCCCTTGATG ATGTCAAACATGGAACTGTCAATACATGGAGGGCAGAAACTACCCCACATACTGAGGATGATATCCCGCCTAGCATGGAGAAGTGGCAAGGGGGTCCCCATCAATATTATCCAAATACTGCCCCTCAGCGATTTGAAGGGTGGCATGGTCCTCCTATGAATGGCCCATCTGGTGGTTGGTATGGGGGACGTCCTCGAGGTCCTGCTTTTGGGGCTCATGTTCCCCCTGGTGGCTTCCCGATGGAACCATTTCCTTATTATCGACCTCAAATTCGGCCTCCACCTTTGGCAGGCTCACAGCCAGTTCGGCAGCCGGGTCCTCGAGGACCCCACCCTAAAAATGGGGATTTATACAGACCACAGATGCATGAGGCCTACCCTCGACCAGGTATGCAGTTTAGGCCTAATTTCTACCCAGGACCCCCAGGTCCCATGCGCTTTGAGGGTTACTATGGGCCACCTATGGGCTATTGCAACAATGAACGTGATATGCCTTATATGGGTATGCCAACAGCCCCCCATGTTTATAATGGTTACCCTGCCCCTGCTCCAGATATAAGCAATTCTCAAGGTCGAGCTACTGTGCATGGCCCTACTGGAAAAACAATGCCAGAACAAGTGGAGGCCGGTCATTCAGAGGAAACACGCGGACCAAAAAGAGTTCCTGTAAACATCCATAATGAGTATGAGCAGGAGGATAGTGATCATTGGGAACAACATTTGCCACCTGATATCTCGCATCATGGGAAAATTCGGTTTCCCACATCTTCTCAAAAGACTGAGTGGGGTGCGGAAGAGGTTGGAGAAGAATCTGTATCCATCAAGAGGATGGCACCAAATCAGAACCCTTCTAACAGTTGTGGAAATAGAATTCATTCAGCAGACCACATAAAAGTGAAGGCATTTGAGGGAATGTCCAATACTAAAGGACTTGACGATAACTGGACAAATAGGTCTGAAATTCCTCCTTTTCCTTCTGTAGAGCCTCAGTTAGCTGTTGCTAGTGAGAGAGATACTGTACCAGATACAACAAAAAATGCAGCACTGATACATAAAATTGATGGCTTAAATGCAAAATTTCGTGTTTCTGATGGATGGAGTGATTCCATGAATGCTGATAATAGGGAAAAAGAAAAGACTGCTGCTCAAATAGTTGATTTGAAAGTTAATAATTGCACCAGGGAAGTTAGTAATGCTGCAGCTGCTGTGGCTTCTCATAGGATTATTGTTTCCAGAAACTCTGCTGCCCCTGATGAAGTGACTGTTCCTGTTGGTGATAATCCATTGCACCCGATTGCTGTCATCCCTAG GAGATCATATCAAGGTGGGCATCCTAGAGTTGATCAGCGTGGTAAAGGGAAGTTCAACAGCCAGGAAGCTGATGGATGGCGGAGGAAGCCTCTCAGTAATGATTCCTCAAATGCAGTTATATCTTCAAACAATGAATCTACACCACATATTCATTTTCGTGGCCCTAATATTGTTGGGAAGGCTTATGAGAATTCTATGATGGATCTGGTAGGAAATACTGAAGGCGATTCGGCTGAA CGTGCCAAGATGAAAGAGTTAGCCAAGCAACGCTACCTGCAACTGcagaaggaagaggaagagcGAGTAAGGGAGCAGAAGGCCAAGGCTCTTGCTAAACTAGAAGAATTGGACCGCCGAAAACTATCAGGTGAAGCTTCAAACCAGAAGGCTGAAAGAACTCTGGTCATTGGTGACGTCGGGGTAGAACAGCAAGAAGTGCATACAGTTATAGGCACTGTGATTGCTGAACTCAAGACTAATGAATCTGGCTTTAACTTAGTTTTGAGTCCTGCTGTTGCTTCTGCGGGGACAGATAGCAACACAAATCAGGCTGGAGATTCGACTGAAGTGTCGAGGGACTTGCACATGCGGATACAACAACAAGGTTTAGTGGAATCTAATGTGTCTCCTTTGTGTAGAATTGAAGACTCTGAGGATGGGAGTACTAAAAAAGTAGTATCACAACCAGATGATAGAGGAATCTCCAGACACAAGCGAGCAGGCTACAAACAGAAGCAGAATAATGTGCCGCAGAAAGCTGTATATAGCCCTACATTTGAGGTGCAAAATGATCGTACTCTTCCAGCTGTTGCTGATATGCATGAGCCTCCATCAAGTGAGTCAAATGTGCTGAACACATCCAATACCGTGGTTGAGCCATCATCCCAGCAGAGAAAGAGAATCAATCTGAGTAATAAAACTAAGCCCAAACCCGAAGAAATACATAGTCTTTCTGCTTTACCACCAGTGATATCTAACATTACTCATGCAGATGAATCACTTGACAATGGTGGATCTAATGATTTGGTGTCAAATTTGGGTGTGCCAATCTCAGCAGTGCATGAGTCTGATACAGCAGTGCACACTCGGGAGCACTCTTCTCTACCCAGTGAGGAATCCCAGAGCAAAGTATCGAGTCAGTGGAAACAAAATCGCAGAATTCCCAAAAACCAACAGGGTCATAGATTTACAGACAAGCATAGTGATACCGTGGTTTGGGCACCTAAGGCTAAGGGTTCAGATGAAGTGAGTCAAAAGACTCAAAACTCTCCGCAGGAATCTGCTGATTCAATGAAGAGTAATAATGTGGCACAGAAAAGTTTGAAAGGCAAGAGGGCTGAAATGGAGAGATATGTTCCAAAGCCACAGCTGGCTCAGCAAGGAAATTCTCCGCCTCTGTCATCCTCAGTTAGTTCATCTAGATCAACTGAGGATGCTTCTGGGGAACAATCGGGGTCAAATATTTCTGCAAATGTCAGGTCTAACTTGGAGATGAATGTGGGGGATAGCAGCCATAGCAAGAACAAAAGTTGGAAACAACGTGGTTTGATAGATTCATCCGAGATGAAGAGCGTGCCTACTGGTCCAACAGATACTTCTCAAGTGAAGGCTGCCCATTCTGGGCAATCTCCAATATCTGAGCCTATAAAGGAGATTCAGCAGTCCAAGGAGCTTGTGCATTTTGGGAGAAGTGAATCTAATAGAGTGAATTCTGAAATCAAAATCTCTGGTGATATGGCTGCAGATTCAACCTCAGCTGCTGTGAGCAAACATCCTTCAGTGAAAGATCAGGGTGCGACAGGCAGAGGAAAGAGGCATCCAATAAGGGGTCCAAGAAGCGGTGGAAATAATACTGATTTTGAGGACACTTTACATGGTGAAGGTGATGGAAGTTTGTCTTCAGTACCAGATGTGAACCAGATGGATAAATCTATTATTTCAAAAGAGAATCGTAGCTTTGGGGAGCGAACATCCTCTCATTGGCAGCCCAAGTCCAGCCCAAGTTCTGCTAATCATCAAGGAAATAGAAATGGTAGAAGTGAATACATTACTTTCGAAACTAATAGGGTTCCGAGGAAGGGTGCTCCTCAGGATAAGGAGAGTAGCAACTCTAGCCAACCTCAGCTTCAGCCCGGCCAATCTGTTAACGTCAGAAGTAATGTGGCTGGTGATTCAGTTGCTCATCGCCATCAAGACTTTGACAGAGAAAAGAAGCCAGTAAAAGGGCGTGCTTACTCCCCAAACCAAGATCTAGTTGGCACTGGCAAATCATCTCTTACTAACGCAGATGATCTGCTTGAGCACAATGTTACATCAGGATCTAGGAGAACTGGAAGGCAAAACAGTCGGCCTGTTAGAGGCCATGAATCCCGTGGAGAATGGTCTTCAGAGCATGAAAACAGGTCACATAATGCCCCAGCGTTCCAGGACAGGCAGAGGCAGAATGTGCACTTGGAGTACCAGCCAGTTGGACCTTTCAAGGGTCACAAAGCTGAAAATGTGGAGGAGCTAGCGGATGGAGGAGCTGATAATGTGGACCAAAGGCACAGGGAAAGAGGCCAGAGTCACCCCAAACGTGGAGGAAACTACTACAGGAGATGA
- the LOC121808498 gene encoding protein MODIFIER OF SNC1 1-like isoform X1: MNSSMLAGERRWASARRGGMTVLGKVAVPKPINLPSQRLENHGLDPNVEIVPKGTVSWGSHSSSAGSGAWNASSLSPNADGGTVSPSHLIGRPSSGGTGTRPSSSGSDRTHDLVPNAWSANSRPSSASGTLSSNQTSSSLRPRSAENRPNSSQLSRFAEPVSKSSVAWGSSGTAERLGVKSMKDDSFSLTSGDFPTLGSEKDNSVKNVETEDSRPSSTSSRIVQASKDDNIPLDDVKHGTVNTWRAETTPHTEDDIPPSMEKWQGGPHQYYPNTAPQRFEGWHGPPMNGPSGGWYGGRPRGPAFGAHVPPGGFPMEPFPYYRPQIRPPPLAGSQPVRQPGPRGPHPKNGDLYRPQMHEAYPRPGMQFRPNFYPGPPGPMRFEGYYGPPMGYCNNERDMPYMGMPTAPHVYNGYPAPAPDISNSQGRATVHGPTGKTMPEQVEAGHSEETRGPKRVPVNIHNEYEQEDSDHWEQHLPPDISHHGKIRFPTSSQKTEWGAEEVGEESVSIKRMAPNQNPSNSCGNRIHSADHIKVKAFEGMSNTKGLDDNWTNRSEIPPFPSVEPQLAVASERDTVPDTTKNAALIHKIDGLNAKFRVSDGWSDSMNADNREKEKTAAQIVDLKVNNCTREVSNAAAAVASHRIIVSRNSAAPDEVTVPVGDNPLHPIAVIPRRSYQGGHPRVDQRGKGKFNSQEADGWRRKPLSNDSSNAVISSNNESTPHIHFRGPNIVGKAYENSMMDLVGNTEGDSAEVCDSADIQAQRAKMKELAKQRYLQLQKEEEERVREQKAKALAKLEELDRRKLSGEASNQKAERTLVIGDVGVEQQEVHTVIGTVIAELKTNESGFNLVLSPAVASAGTDSNTNQAGDSTEVSRDLHMRIQQQGLVESNVSPLCRIEDSEDGSTKKVVSQPDDRGISRHKRAGYKQKQNNVPQKAVYSPTFEVQNDRTLPAVADMHEPPSSESNVLNTSNTVVEPSSQQRKRINLSNKTKPKPEEIHSLSALPPVISNITHADESLDNGGSNDLVSNLGVPISAVHESDTAVHTREHSSLPSEESQSKVSSQWKQNRRIPKNQQGHRFTDKHSDTVVWAPKAKGSDEVSQKTQNSPQESADSMKSNNVAQKSLKGKRAEMERYVPKPQLAQQGNSPPLSSSVSSSRSTEDASGEQSGSNISANVRSNLEMNVGDSSHSKNKSWKQRGLIDSSEMKSVPTGPTDTSQVKAAHSGQSPISEPIKEIQQSKELVHFGRSESNRVNSEIKISGDMAADSTSAAVSKHPSVKDQGATGRGKRHPIRGPRSGGNNTDFEDTLHGEGDGSLSSVPDVNQMDKSIISKENRSFGERTSSHWQPKSSPSSANHQGNRNGRSEYITFETNRVPRKGAPQDKESSNSSQPQLQPGQSVNVRSNVAGDSVAHRHQDFDREKKPVKGRAYSPNQDLVGTGKSSLTNADDLLEHNVTSGSRRTGRQNSRPVRGHESRGEWSSEHENRSHNAPAFQDRQRQNVHLEYQPVGPFKGHKAENVEELADGGADNVDQRHRERGQSHPKRGGNYYRR, from the exons ATGAATTCAAGTATGTTGGCTGGAGAGCGGAG ATGGGCTTCTGCAAGAAGGGGTGGCATGACCGTGTTGGGGAAAGTTGCTGTTCCAAAACCAATAAACTTGCCAAGCCAACG GTTGGAGAATCATGGTTTGGATCCTAATGTTGAAATTGTTCCCAA GGGTACTGTTAGCTGGGGAAGCCATTCTTCTTCAGCTGGTTCAGGTGCATGGAACGCTTCATCTTTGTCCCCAAATGCTGATGGTGGCACTGTTTCACCTAGTCATCTCATTGGCCGCCCTTCATCAGGTGGAACTGGTACACGACCATCATCCTCAGGCAGTGATAGAACTCATGATCTCGTTCCAAATGCATGGTCTGCAAACTCCAGACCTTCATCTGCTTCTGGGACGTTGTCATCAAACCAGACATCATCATCATTGCGCCCTAGAAGTGCCGAAAACCGGCCTAATAGCTCACAGCTTTCAAGGTTTGCTGAGCCTGTGTCCAAATCTTCTGTAGCATGGGGTTCAAGTGGTACCGCAGAAAGATTG GGGGTGAAGTCGATGAAGGATGATAGTTTCTCTCTGACTTCTGGAGACTTTCCAACCCTTGGTTCTGAGAAAGATAATTCAGTAAAAAATGTTGAAACAGAAG ATAGCCGCCCTAGCTCTACTTCTAGTAGAATAGTTCAGGCCAGCAAAGATGACAATATACCCCTTGATG ATGTCAAACATGGAACTGTCAATACATGGAGGGCAGAAACTACCCCACATACTGAGGATGATATCCCGCCTAGCATGGAGAAGTGGCAAGGGGGTCCCCATCAATATTATCCAAATACTGCCCCTCAGCGATTTGAAGGGTGGCATGGTCCTCCTATGAATGGCCCATCTGGTGGTTGGTATGGGGGACGTCCTCGAGGTCCTGCTTTTGGGGCTCATGTTCCCCCTGGTGGCTTCCCGATGGAACCATTTCCTTATTATCGACCTCAAATTCGGCCTCCACCTTTGGCAGGCTCACAGCCAGTTCGGCAGCCGGGTCCTCGAGGACCCCACCCTAAAAATGGGGATTTATACAGACCACAGATGCATGAGGCCTACCCTCGACCAGGTATGCAGTTTAGGCCTAATTTCTACCCAGGACCCCCAGGTCCCATGCGCTTTGAGGGTTACTATGGGCCACCTATGGGCTATTGCAACAATGAACGTGATATGCCTTATATGGGTATGCCAACAGCCCCCCATGTTTATAATGGTTACCCTGCCCCTGCTCCAGATATAAGCAATTCTCAAGGTCGAGCTACTGTGCATGGCCCTACTGGAAAAACAATGCCAGAACAAGTGGAGGCCGGTCATTCAGAGGAAACACGCGGACCAAAAAGAGTTCCTGTAAACATCCATAATGAGTATGAGCAGGAGGATAGTGATCATTGGGAACAACATTTGCCACCTGATATCTCGCATCATGGGAAAATTCGGTTTCCCACATCTTCTCAAAAGACTGAGTGGGGTGCGGAAGAGGTTGGAGAAGAATCTGTATCCATCAAGAGGATGGCACCAAATCAGAACCCTTCTAACAGTTGTGGAAATAGAATTCATTCAGCAGACCACATAAAAGTGAAGGCATTTGAGGGAATGTCCAATACTAAAGGACTTGACGATAACTGGACAAATAGGTCTGAAATTCCTCCTTTTCCTTCTGTAGAGCCTCAGTTAGCTGTTGCTAGTGAGAGAGATACTGTACCAGATACAACAAAAAATGCAGCACTGATACATAAAATTGATGGCTTAAATGCAAAATTTCGTGTTTCTGATGGATGGAGTGATTCCATGAATGCTGATAATAGGGAAAAAGAAAAGACTGCTGCTCAAATAGTTGATTTGAAAGTTAATAATTGCACCAGGGAAGTTAGTAATGCTGCAGCTGCTGTGGCTTCTCATAGGATTATTGTTTCCAGAAACTCTGCTGCCCCTGATGAAGTGACTGTTCCTGTTGGTGATAATCCATTGCACCCGATTGCTGTCATCCCTAG GAGATCATATCAAGGTGGGCATCCTAGAGTTGATCAGCGTGGTAAAGGGAAGTTCAACAGCCAGGAAGCTGATGGATGGCGGAGGAAGCCTCTCAGTAATGATTCCTCAAATGCAGTTATATCTTCAAACAATGAATCTACACCACATATTCATTTTCGTGGCCCTAATATTGTTGGGAAGGCTTATGAGAATTCTATGATGGATCTGGTAGGAAATACTGAAGGCGATTCGGCTGAAGTATGTGATTCTGCTGATATTCAGGCTCAG CGTGCCAAGATGAAAGAGTTAGCCAAGCAACGCTACCTGCAACTGcagaaggaagaggaagagcGAGTAAGGGAGCAGAAGGCCAAGGCTCTTGCTAAACTAGAAGAATTGGACCGCCGAAAACTATCAGGTGAAGCTTCAAACCAGAAGGCTGAAAGAACTCTGGTCATTGGTGACGTCGGGGTAGAACAGCAAGAAGTGCATACAGTTATAGGCACTGTGATTGCTGAACTCAAGACTAATGAATCTGGCTTTAACTTAGTTTTGAGTCCTGCTGTTGCTTCTGCGGGGACAGATAGCAACACAAATCAGGCTGGAGATTCGACTGAAGTGTCGAGGGACTTGCACATGCGGATACAACAACAAGGTTTAGTGGAATCTAATGTGTCTCCTTTGTGTAGAATTGAAGACTCTGAGGATGGGAGTACTAAAAAAGTAGTATCACAACCAGATGATAGAGGAATCTCCAGACACAAGCGAGCAGGCTACAAACAGAAGCAGAATAATGTGCCGCAGAAAGCTGTATATAGCCCTACATTTGAGGTGCAAAATGATCGTACTCTTCCAGCTGTTGCTGATATGCATGAGCCTCCATCAAGTGAGTCAAATGTGCTGAACACATCCAATACCGTGGTTGAGCCATCATCCCAGCAGAGAAAGAGAATCAATCTGAGTAATAAAACTAAGCCCAAACCCGAAGAAATACATAGTCTTTCTGCTTTACCACCAGTGATATCTAACATTACTCATGCAGATGAATCACTTGACAATGGTGGATCTAATGATTTGGTGTCAAATTTGGGTGTGCCAATCTCAGCAGTGCATGAGTCTGATACAGCAGTGCACACTCGGGAGCACTCTTCTCTACCCAGTGAGGAATCCCAGAGCAAAGTATCGAGTCAGTGGAAACAAAATCGCAGAATTCCCAAAAACCAACAGGGTCATAGATTTACAGACAAGCATAGTGATACCGTGGTTTGGGCACCTAAGGCTAAGGGTTCAGATGAAGTGAGTCAAAAGACTCAAAACTCTCCGCAGGAATCTGCTGATTCAATGAAGAGTAATAATGTGGCACAGAAAAGTTTGAAAGGCAAGAGGGCTGAAATGGAGAGATATGTTCCAAAGCCACAGCTGGCTCAGCAAGGAAATTCTCCGCCTCTGTCATCCTCAGTTAGTTCATCTAGATCAACTGAGGATGCTTCTGGGGAACAATCGGGGTCAAATATTTCTGCAAATGTCAGGTCTAACTTGGAGATGAATGTGGGGGATAGCAGCCATAGCAAGAACAAAAGTTGGAAACAACGTGGTTTGATAGATTCATCCGAGATGAAGAGCGTGCCTACTGGTCCAACAGATACTTCTCAAGTGAAGGCTGCCCATTCTGGGCAATCTCCAATATCTGAGCCTATAAAGGAGATTCAGCAGTCCAAGGAGCTTGTGCATTTTGGGAGAAGTGAATCTAATAGAGTGAATTCTGAAATCAAAATCTCTGGTGATATGGCTGCAGATTCAACCTCAGCTGCTGTGAGCAAACATCCTTCAGTGAAAGATCAGGGTGCGACAGGCAGAGGAAAGAGGCATCCAATAAGGGGTCCAAGAAGCGGTGGAAATAATACTGATTTTGAGGACACTTTACATGGTGAAGGTGATGGAAGTTTGTCTTCAGTACCAGATGTGAACCAGATGGATAAATCTATTATTTCAAAAGAGAATCGTAGCTTTGGGGAGCGAACATCCTCTCATTGGCAGCCCAAGTCCAGCCCAAGTTCTGCTAATCATCAAGGAAATAGAAATGGTAGAAGTGAATACATTACTTTCGAAACTAATAGGGTTCCGAGGAAGGGTGCTCCTCAGGATAAGGAGAGTAGCAACTCTAGCCAACCTCAGCTTCAGCCCGGCCAATCTGTTAACGTCAGAAGTAATGTGGCTGGTGATTCAGTTGCTCATCGCCATCAAGACTTTGACAGAGAAAAGAAGCCAGTAAAAGGGCGTGCTTACTCCCCAAACCAAGATCTAGTTGGCACTGGCAAATCATCTCTTACTAACGCAGATGATCTGCTTGAGCACAATGTTACATCAGGATCTAGGAGAACTGGAAGGCAAAACAGTCGGCCTGTTAGAGGCCATGAATCCCGTGGAGAATGGTCTTCAGAGCATGAAAACAGGTCACATAATGCCCCAGCGTTCCAGGACAGGCAGAGGCAGAATGTGCACTTGGAGTACCAGCCAGTTGGACCTTTCAAGGGTCACAAAGCTGAAAATGTGGAGGAGCTAGCGGATGGAGGAGCTGATAATGTGGACCAAAGGCACAGGGAAAGAGGCCAGAGTCACCCCAAACGTGGAGGAAACTACTACAGGAGATGA